One window from the genome of Cricetulus griseus strain 17A/GY chromosome 2, alternate assembly CriGri-PICRH-1.0, whole genome shotgun sequence encodes:
- the Ammecr1l gene encoding AMMECR1-like protein isoform X1 — translation MAPPALTVSSWHKMSCPQGPSMLSGIGRRNGIGRKKIHSRDKIGSISYCSCFFWEYKFSAFRFCSIPDYKHQIRMGKRRCVPPLEPKLAAGCCGVKKPKLSGSGTHSHGNQSTTVPGSSSGPLQNHQHVDSSSGRENVSDLTLGPGNSPITRMNPASGALSPLPRPNGTANTTKNLVVTAEMCCYCFDVLYCHLYGFPQPRLPRFTNDPYPLFVTWKTGRDKRLRGCIGTFSAMNLHSGLREYTLTSALKDSRFPPLTREELPKLFCSVSLLTNFEDASDYLDWEVGVHGIRIEFINEKGIKRTATYLPEVAKEQDWDQIQTIDSLLRKGGFKAPITSEFRKSIKLTRYRSEKVTISYAEYIASRQHCFQNGTLHAPPLYNHYS, via the exons ATGGCTCCACCGGCACTTACTGTCTCCTCCTGGCACAAGATGTCGTGCCCTCAGGGGCCTAGCATGCTGTCAG GTATTGGAAGAAGGAATGGAATTGGAAGGAAGAAGATTCATTCCAGAGACAAAATAGGTTCCATTTCCTATTGTAGCTGTTTCTTCTGGGAATATAAATTCTCTGCTTTCA GGTTCTGCAGCATTCCAGATTACAAACACCAAATCAGGATGGGAAAAAGACGTTGTGTTCCTCCCCTTGAGCCCAAGTTGGCAGCAGGCTGTTGTGGGGTCAAGAAACCCAAATTATCTGGAAGTGGAACACATAGTCACGGCAATCAGTCCACAACTGTTCCTGGCTCTAGTTCAGGACCTCTTCAAAACCACCAGCATGTGGACAGCAGCAGTGGCCGGGAAAATGTATCGGACTTAACTCTGGGACCTGGAAACTCTCCTATCACACGAATGAATCCTGCATCTGGAGCCCTGAGCCCTCTTCCCCGGCCCAATGGAACTGCCAACACCACTAAGAATCTTGTGGTGACTGCAGAGATGTGCTGCTACTGCTTTGATGTACTCTACTGTCACCTCTATGGCTTCCCACAGCCACGACTTCCTAGATTCACCAATGACCCCTA tCCTCTCTTTGTGACCTGGAAGACAGGGCGAGACAAGCGTCTTCGGGGCTGCATTGGGACCTTCTCAGCCATGAATCTTCATTCAGGACTCAGGGAATACACGTTAACCAG TGCACTTAAGGACAGCCGATTCCCCCCCTTGACCCGAGAGGAGCTGCCCAAACTTTTctgttctgtctccctccttACTAACTTTGAAGATGCCAGTGATTACCTGGACTGGGAG GTAGGGGTCCATGGGATTCGGATTGAATTCATCAATGAAAAAGGCATCAAACGCACAGCCACATACTTACCTGAGGTTGCTAAGGAACAAG ACTGGGATCAGATCCAGACAATAGACTCCTTGCTCAGGAAAGGTGGCTTTAAGGCTCCAATTACCAGTGAATTCAGAAAATCAATCAAACTCACCAG GTATCGGAGTGAGAAGGTGACAATCAGTTATGCAGAATATATTGCTTCTCGACAACACTGTTTCCAGAATGGCACTCTTCATGCCCCGCCCCTCTACAATCATTACTCCTGA
- the Ammecr1l gene encoding AMMECR1-like protein isoform X2 — protein sequence MAPPALTVSSWHKMSCPQGPSMLSGIGRRNGIGRKKIHSRDKIGSISYCSCFFWEYKFSAFRFCSIPDYKHQIRMGKRRCVPPLEPKLAAGCCGVKKPKLSGSGTHSHGNQSTTVPGSSSGPLQNHQHVDSSSGRENVSDLTLGPGNSPITRMNPASGALSPLPRPNGTANTTKNLVVTAEMCCYCFDVLYCHLYGFPQPRLPRFTNDPYPLFVTWKTGRDKRLRGCIGTFSAMNLHSGLREYTLTSALKDSRFPPLTREELPKLFCSVSLLTNFEDASDYLDWEVGVHGIRIEFINEKGIKRTATYLPEVAKEQDWDQIQTIDSLLRKGGFKAPITSEFRKSIKLTRAKPKCYEFCSDDPVIWHIHLGIETFL from the exons ATGGCTCCACCGGCACTTACTGTCTCCTCCTGGCACAAGATGTCGTGCCCTCAGGGGCCTAGCATGCTGTCAG GTATTGGAAGAAGGAATGGAATTGGAAGGAAGAAGATTCATTCCAGAGACAAAATAGGTTCCATTTCCTATTGTAGCTGTTTCTTCTGGGAATATAAATTCTCTGCTTTCA GGTTCTGCAGCATTCCAGATTACAAACACCAAATCAGGATGGGAAAAAGACGTTGTGTTCCTCCCCTTGAGCCCAAGTTGGCAGCAGGCTGTTGTGGGGTCAAGAAACCCAAATTATCTGGAAGTGGAACACATAGTCACGGCAATCAGTCCACAACTGTTCCTGGCTCTAGTTCAGGACCTCTTCAAAACCACCAGCATGTGGACAGCAGCAGTGGCCGGGAAAATGTATCGGACTTAACTCTGGGACCTGGAAACTCTCCTATCACACGAATGAATCCTGCATCTGGAGCCCTGAGCCCTCTTCCCCGGCCCAATGGAACTGCCAACACCACTAAGAATCTTGTGGTGACTGCAGAGATGTGCTGCTACTGCTTTGATGTACTCTACTGTCACCTCTATGGCTTCCCACAGCCACGACTTCCTAGATTCACCAATGACCCCTA tCCTCTCTTTGTGACCTGGAAGACAGGGCGAGACAAGCGTCTTCGGGGCTGCATTGGGACCTTCTCAGCCATGAATCTTCATTCAGGACTCAGGGAATACACGTTAACCAG TGCACTTAAGGACAGCCGATTCCCCCCCTTGACCCGAGAGGAGCTGCCCAAACTTTTctgttctgtctccctccttACTAACTTTGAAGATGCCAGTGATTACCTGGACTGGGAG GTAGGGGTCCATGGGATTCGGATTGAATTCATCAATGAAAAAGGCATCAAACGCACAGCCACATACTTACCTGAGGTTGCTAAGGAACAAG ACTGGGATCAGATCCAGACAATAGACTCCTTGCTCAGGAAAGGTGGCTTTAAGGCTCCAATTACCAGTGAATTCAGAAAATCAATCAAACTCACCAG AGCAAAGCCAAAGTGCTATGAATTCTGTTCTGATGACCCTGTGATATGGCATATTCATCTGGGGATTGAGACCTTCCTATAG